GTGACCTTCTATCTACCAAGGCTGTTTAGCGTACATGGACCAAGAATCCAAGGACTAACGGTTACCTATCTTTTCCAAAATCATCTAATTGACGGCTATAACGACACCGAAAATTGTAAAACGGTAGAGTCACAAGCGATAATTCGTAAGTTTGGTATGCCTAGGGTTTCGTGTATCAAGTGATCCTTCGCGGTCTTCGCACCGGATGTGCGGTTTTCGTACCGAGAAGGTAGAACCTGTGACAGGCGCAACAGTTCAAACCGGCCGGACTTGCGAGTGCTATAGAGTCAAGTGGGGAACGAAAATCGGACTTCCTCCCTGAGTATGTATATTTAGTGCTGGTATGCCACGATATGGACACCAGGACACCACAGTTACTTCCTACTTGAGGAATAATATCCTTGTTGGCTATCTACTGGGACACATTACACTACGATGGAACACCCTGGTCAGTATATGTCCTGCATAAAAACTTGAGTCTCCAATGCTGATAGCAGTAGAACACCGAGAAACTTTCACTCTCCATTCTCGTGTGTATCAACTCCCTAAACAGCCAACCGTCGTCGTATGAGTCGACGGCTTCAACCCCGAGTATCTCCAATCCGGACTCGACAGAGACCTACTCCCCACATTTGCCAGCTTCCTAAAGAATGGATTCCACGCAACCGGAAAGAGCTGCATGCTCTCACtcaccaaccccaacaatGTCTCAATCATCACAGGCGCACCCCCAAGCATCCACGGCATCGCGGGGATCTTCTTCCTAGACCGCTCGACCGGCAAAGAAACCATGATCTGCGACGACTCATTACTCCGCGGATCCACGCTGCTCGAACAGATGTCGCGGCACGGAGTGCGCGTAGCAGCCATAACGGCTAAGGACAAGCTGCGGAAGATCCTCGCCCACGGGCTGAAGGGCGACGCCGTCTGTTTCTCGGCGGAGAAGGCTTCCGAATGCACCCTGGCGGAAAACGGGATCGCGGATGTTGAGCAGTGCCTTGGACGACCCGCTCCGAGCCAATACTCCGCTAACCTATCCTTGTATGTACTAGATGCTGGCATTAAGGTACTGCAAGGAGGATAAGTCCGACTTTCTCTACCTGATGCTGTCTGGTTATGTGCAACACAAGCACGGTCCTGGTAGTCCGGAGGCTGATGACTTTGTGAAGGCCATGGATGATCGACTGGCAAAACTGGCTGTGATGGCGATTGTCGGCGTAGTTGGTGACCACGGCATGAGTCGCAAGTCTAACGATGCGGGAGAGCCCGATGTGCTGTTCCTTGAAGACGTGTTAGACGCGAAATTTGGTGAGAATGCAGCACGGGTCATCTGTCCCATAACGGACCCGTTCGTGCGTCATCATGGAGCTCGTGGATCGTTTGTGCGCGTCTATCTTAGGGATCAGAGCTTGTTGGAATCGGTGCTTGCTTTGTGCCAGGCCTTGCCAGAAACCGAGGTTGCCCTTAGCGGAGAAGATGCGGCGAGGAAGTACGATACGCCTTTGGATCGGGAAGGTGATATTGTGGTCATTTCGACGTCGTCGACGGTTATCGGAAGATGTGAATCGGAGCACGGCCTGTCCACTGTGAAGGACTTTCCACTGCGATCTCATGGCGGGTTGAGCGAGCAGGTAGTTCCGGTGATCATGTCAAGGGCGGTTGAGGATGTCCAGATCGTGAGTTTGAGAGCCTGGAAGGATTACGATGTCTTTGATTTGGTGCTGAATTGGTCAAAATGAAGGGAGCGAAGCAAGAAGCCCCCAGGTGGCTCAGACTGCATATAACCGTGTTTAGTTTAACAGCGTTTCAGTGGCTTTAGGAATACTTGGATACTCTACATTATTTTGGAAATGGGTGGGCTACATAAAATATCATAAATCTGTTTCATACATGGAGATAGGGCCATTATGATAACAAGAAAATAAGGAAGCCATGGAATAGCCATATCAGTCGATTAGTTAACCATTACGCAGAAACAGAAGTGATTGCACGATAGGAGGTCTCAATACTTACATCGCAAGACATAGGAGTGGGCCATATCTACCATGAGCCCTGGTTATGAAGCTCGTCATGCGTGATGTGTTGCCAGGGCCTGGCCTGATTCCAGAGTTCCTTTCAGTCGTCAGACGTAAGATGCAAGGCTCCAATTGATAGCCCATTGCTGGCTGTACCTTCCGGTTGTCAGCAGCATTCTTAGAGCAGTAAGCCGAGAACACAGCTTGCATATGAAACGTGCGAATTTGTCACATTGCCCATCCCTATACGAGAAGGTACAGGGTATTCAATGCCAATAGGGGATAGTAAACCAACGCCACTGAACCGAAGCTGTCACCAGACCCACGAACCTGCTCTTACATCTGCCTCCTGGAGGAAGTTCGAGATGTGTGAGTATCATGCAAAGTCGCAAGAAAGGTTTACATTGTAGCACAACAGTATCGGATTACCGTAGGCAGCCGGAAAACGATCGTTCGTCTTCCTAGCTCGTTCTAGTATAATTGACtaaaagatagaaaaatgTCGGGATTAATGATTCCTACTAGAGTGGATACAGAAATCGGGCAACATGGCGCTGCGAGAAGTTAGACTTCCATCAAAACGAGGTAAGCCCATTGTTGGGTTACATGAGACATAGCAAGACGAGACCTTGATATCAGCTGGCATAGGATAGTTGAGATTTAACAACAGATACAAGTTAGTCAAGGACTTTTGTAGAACGAGCTTATGACCTGGTTGTGATAACCCTCCGATGTTTTCTGCAAGGGATAAAGACGCACCCCGCCCTGGAGATGAAACGCTACCAGTAGGCTCCAAGGGGATGGGAATGTGGCGAACTTTTACGCTCATGTTCCCCTCGTTTAGAATGACCAGTGTAACTGACTTGAGTCTAGTAGCAATAATTTGTACTTGGTTAGACAAGGGTACTAGCGAATTGGCAGGCAAGATCGTACCTGGACATGACTATAGGTATGCAAAAGTCTCACTCAACATGACCATTTCCTGGTTTCGGCGCAGATTATGGGTAGCAGTAGTACGCGATGATGTCTAGCCTAGAAGATGGGTGATTAATGACCGTGTTATGCAAGATGGGATGCAACGCTACTGAGTGTGATCATTTTGGTGAAATCAGTACCAATACAAGTGGCATGATGCGAGGTATGATGTAGTTTTGTGAAGactttgttcttgttctatCATAGTTCTTCAAGAAATTGTATGGGATAGCAATGGATTTGTTTCATTGACCTGGAATAGAGGGAGACTTGGAATGTAGCAAAAGGTATAGCAAAGGGAATAGCCCTCTGGTTCTCGTTGTAGGAAGAACCGCTCAGTCAAAACGATTACCACTTAGTCTAATATTTCAGGAGTCTTCGTATTATCTAGAGAAACAGCCAATTAACCAACTGGGCTGTGCTAGCCAACACTGTTCTGGACTGTGTGTCCAGAAACATGTTTTCTGCATCTGACTTTTGTCCTCTCAAGAAAGGCTCATTGGAGGAACACCATAGGTTTCATCACGTTACAGATCTAGATCTTGTCTCTCGTATTTGTTTACTCAGAGAAACTGGGAGTGACTGGTTTACCTAGTCAGCTGGCTTACAAGCCATAACCCAAACGGGACAGCCACTTGGATGAGAAAGTTATATAAGCCTCTATAAACCCATACCTTTCTACCATTTTTCTACCCATCACAACACAATTCGTGTATCTTATCAtcttcaaaaagaaacattGCACTGCCATTCTTCTCAGGCTCACAAAGAACTCAATCTATCATAATGAAGTTCCTGCATACCATTGCGCTCATTGCTACCTTCACCGTTGCCAGCGCTACGCCGGCTGGTAGCACTCCGTCCCAATGCACTGCTGCGCAAGCTAATAAATGCTGCACTGGCTTGACTAACGGCATTTTGAACCTGAACGTTCTTCCCGCGCTTTGTCTCCGTAAGGATACCTTGTTTTTGAACTCTGAGTTTTCACTAATAGCATGCTAGCTCTCGTGGGAAGTTGCAACAACCAGGCAGCCTGCTGCGAGACCAATGGAATTGTAAGTTACATAACCGGAATCCTTGGCGATGAATACTCATGGACTCGTCATAGGGCCTGTTGAACTGCCTCACTGTTCAGGTTTAATGACCAGACGCTTGGATATGATATATCCAATTTGAATCAGGTTATTGGGATGAGGCTCACACTGGAGGGCATGAAgtttcttgctttttattttgcTTTGGATGAAGTTATGAACACGATGCATCGCTGTACGGACACACTCATTTAGCACGGGGCTAACCCAAGTCATAATTCAATGTTTTACAATGGAAGTTAGCTGTATTTCAGAAGTAATAACAGTAGAGGATTAGCAGAGCTGTCCTGAACATCTACATCTCAGTTCGAGTGGAGCAACGCCCCGAGTTTCTGATGCTTATACATTCTCTCAAGGCTCAGCGCCATTGAAAATATCTTAGTTTCTGTTGAAACGGCCTAATTCACTCGCGTCAGCAGTGGAATTTGAACGAAACTGGATAGAACAAACCCGTCTGGAAGTTATAACCAGCTCTAACCCAAGCTTCTTGGCCTCCGGAAAACTGGACAAGGTACTGAACAAGTTCCTTTCTTGCGTTGGGAACTTCCATAGCTCTTGGAAGATATTCTGGAGTTCGAGCGCAGAACCTTAGGAGAAAATTGATATCCAGAGAATCAGTTTTCCTCTTATCCTCCGTAGGTCGGCTAGTAATTGAACTGCATTTTGCATTCAGAAGCAAGGCTGGCTTCAAAACCTTGACACTCCCAGCTGTGACTTCCTCGGTGCGTTGATCAAAGGACTCTCGAAACAACAAAGGTGGTGTAAGGATCTCAATTGGTACGGGCCTTTCTGCCTTATAAGTCGTATGGTTTGTCCTTGGTTCAACCTTAAAGTAAGAGGATGCATGCAGCAACTGCCTTGCGTTCGAGGTTCCACCCCGAAGAACAACCAAATCTACATCTTGAGTTGCCCGGGTAGAGCCTAGAACCACACATGTATTGCCGCCGACAAGGGCATATTTTTCACAGCCACCAAGTGCGTTTCCAACCGCCATTGCAGCTGCACGTATCTCTTCCGGAAGATGAAAAGCTGACGACGACATCGTGTTTTCCTTGAGAGTTATGGTCAATCCAAGATACAGAtgggcttcttctttgtgCGTAACACCTACCTTTCCAGGTTTGTATCAGAAGTATCAGAGCAGACTGTGACGAATGATCCCAGATACAATGTGCACAAGTTATAGTATACGAGACTAAGCAAGTCAATCTATCTAAGAAACGTGGAGCTGTATAAGCCCTGAACCTCATTAACAGGGTTCCTTAGGCGGCAATAATAATACTTAGTCCAGAACCCAAAACTACAGCACGGCGGCTGAGGCAGAGATACAACTCTAGAGCATATTAGAGAAGAGTATTTCGCATAGAGGTCATGAATGAACAAGCGAATTAGGTTTTCGTTATATCCCACGTATATGTATTACTGTAAGCACTCAAGAAGGTGGGATCCAAACGATGTAAATCATGCTAAGATGAATGACTTTATGGTTCACTGATGACTAAGTGAAGTGGGAGTCTATTCAGTTAATGGATGTACCAGGACAAAGCGGCGGTTACCAACGAGATCTGCAGCATTTCACCTTAAATTATAACCAACCCTCTTACATTCCACGAAAATATTGCGAGCTTATGGAATTCAGGCTCAACTACCACGTTGGCGCGGGGAAGAGTGGTGAACCAAGATACAAGCCTTGCCAAGTATTTTCTTTCCACCAAATTCCTCACGCTATCTGGTTTGAGGATGCTCTTGTGCACTACGGTGTTCCTACTGTTGTGTTTGACCTGTATATCCTCGTCCCGGATATTGACGTCGCAGCGGATTTGCTCGCTAAGGCTGGGTGGACTTTTGATATGCAAAAACCACATCTTATTGGGAATGCAAAGGTGGACTTGGTGACCTTCCCTCAACAGCGATTAATATCCCCTGATGGCGTGACGAGAACTGTCCTCCTTCCTGCCGCCGATTGGAAGTATCCTCTCGCCGCCGACACACGATTGGAATTTGCGCCTTTGGAAGATGGGTCATCACACCAGGTGCCATTTCCACCATTGGCAGGCTTGCTGGATGCACTGATCGAGAGTTGGCTGGACCTTCCTAGCGATGATGCCATGTTATCAATTGTCCTGGCATGCCAAATTCCTATCTCTATGCGCATGTTCCAGCCTTGAAGGAGAGGTCGTTTGCTGAACAGATGAGATATGAACATCGCCAGTTTCACTTCGATGTGCAGTCGGGAATGGAGACTGGTACAGTGCCATTTTGGGAACACCAGCGGACTATTCGTGATGCGCTGTTGCAGGGTCAGTATGAGTTGAGGGAATGCTCCGCTTCTCGCGATAATAAAGATCTGTTTGATCCTCTGGGAGATATTGTTCGCAAGCGagctgaagaggagaaacaGAAATTAGATGCTCCTGAGTTAACAGAAACGGAATGCTACCGGGGTGTTTTACATGGGGCTGTGTGAACTTGTCATGTGTCGATTCCACTTCAGTATGAATAATCTTCATGTCTGCTAGGATATTTCGTTGATTTTACATCCATCGGGGATCCAAGCAACTGTATGCATGTTATTCACTTCTCTTCTACACATCAAAAACATACTATTCGGAGAACCCCAGAGTCCAGACTGACCCAGTTCTGAGAGGATTCTATCAAGTATGCTTCAGAACTGTCCATTCCATCGACcaagataataataatatggATAGGTTGAAGGGTTCGAGTCAGGGCCCGAAGGCTAAATACCAGCGATAGTCGAGCAGAAGAGATGAAAGTAGGAACAGCATTCACACAATTCGTAAACGGCTTCAAAAACAACCATCTCTGACCGAGAGTCGATCGCGTCATCGTTATCTGGAGTAGTCAATCAGAGTCGACTTGGAAAATCTACTACAAAATAGTCAGAACTCAGTTAATCAAGTGTACAatctagaatctttataatatcgGATTATTTTCAATATCGAGACTTACAAAAGTAACCATGAATCCTTGCCATCACTAAAACTACTACCACTATCAATAAACCTTGAATCTACGCCTACTCATACACTACTCTGTACACCTTTCCTGGTACCGAGGTTGGTAGCGTCGATCTTAAGAAATGAACCAAACacatatattaatatctcAAACTCGATCCATATAATCCTCCACCTATATAGATCCATTCAAGGCTATCAAAGTCCTCACCACCCCTTTATGCCAGTCCGAATCTCTCAATCCTAAATCCCAAAATAAGTACTGTGCACGTGAACCAGCTCCTAAGCACTGACCATCAAACCAGGATcatatctaattttaatttactttcACTCATCTCCTAGACCAAAAAGAGCGGTGACAAAGTAGACCCATTCGTCAGCACATCAACAATCAAGATTACCACCCTCAGTCCTACGGATGGGGGTGGCTATCGGTGCTCCGATTAACAAGCAACAACCTTAGTAACAAGGCGAGATCCGGAACTAACTCAGTCCCAAGacaaaggaaaacaaaaccGACTGGACCTAGGAAGTAAGTTTTCTCCTAGAACATCCGGTACGcgtgtatgtatgtactatgtatgtatgtatgtatgtatgtaatgCAGAAAGCATTGGAGAACCTTGGATAATCTCAATCTCCACTTTGCCCTAACCCTGCTTCTACGGGTAGTGTACATGAACCTTCACTATCGGCAGGGATTAAGTCCACTACTCTACTCTTTGAAAgagaatggagaagaaaagaaagataacTTAGAAGTTGTAAGATTGGTAaaaattgtttcttttcttttctttctattctctATTCGCTTGTAAAGGCTTTGTTCGATTGTTAGGCATGACTCCAGTGTTTCACTCATGAAATGAGTCAGAGCGGCAAAGGAATAAAGGACTGTAGCATAGTCTATACCTCTATTAAATTGTCTGCTATCTTTCTCTGGCCTATCATAAAGCATTTCTGTCACAGTGTATGCGGGGACGCTGCAGAGATCGTCGGGGATTGAAGATAACGCGCACGTCGATTGGTACCTTCATTTCCCATGGAGGGTGGGCGATGGAAAAAATTTTCGATGCACGAGGGACCGGGATCGTGTCCAAGGATTTGAGAGATTAAATCCTTTAGGTGTTGTGGAAGGATTATTTGTTTAATTAGCTGGGTTGAGTATTTATCTTCTAGAAGATAAATAAAGGAAAATTAAGTTATATATTCTAACCTTGAACGTGCGGGTGTGCGACGCTGGATAAAAAGTAAGCAGAAAGCAGTACCACTCGACTAGTCTCACAAATCCGTCCACTGAATAAACAATCATCATTGCTTTCCTGCATTGATCTGATGTTATGGACGTAATCCTACATCAGAGGGGATTTGAAATGTTCGACGCTAAGGACACCTTTCAGACTTTCTTAGGCGATGGGTGCCTGCTTGCCTGTCTTGGCTGCATATCGCCTGCATCGCTCGTCACAGAAGAAAACCCAATGGAGGGCCTGAGTCAGTCTAGCGTgagaaacgaaaaagaaaaaaaaaagactcaTTTTGATTTCACCAACGGTTATCCAGTTACGTTATGGTATATCTTCTGAGAACTTGAAGCAAAGGTGCAGTGGAAGTAACACAGCTGACCGGTTGAATACCCTAACTTTCTACCCAACTTCCGAACTGCTTCCAGGCAGATGGCAGTAGCCTATTATTGTCTCCgtatttttatcttcttgATTCCAATCGCCTTGGACGTCGCGCATAGCCACCTTCCTGCGGCTGAGGATCCCCTCCAATACAATACCATTCTTTTGAGTCCTTtcagagaaaaggggagtGCGTGACAGCAGCCTCACTATTGACAATGCCCGGGTGTTTCTGCGCCCTGTTCACCTCGTGTTGCTGGGCGCTatctgaagaaaaagagaagaaaggaaaggcACTGGTGCTCGGTGCTCTCCTGAGATCTGGACTTTGCGTGTAATGGAGGGTGACTCCGCCAATGATGGGGAAGAGAAATGCTAGCCTTATTCCGGTTGGAATCACCCTGAGGTCGGGGATTTTCCCTGCCGTCGGACGTGCAGTCATCAAAGCTAAAGATGACCAGGCAGAAGTACAGTACATTACAAGGATCTTGCACTGTCTGAAACACTGCCATATTATGTTTGTCCTGGACCTGCCGATACCTGGACTTGAAAAAGCCGGCTTACCCCTCTTGAAGAGGTCGATAtaggagaaatatattataatatgCTTTGACCCTCGCCTTTGCTCGAGcactttccttccctttgtcTTCTGTGTTTACTAGTCTTTGTGCCATATACCCCCCTGTCTGGTTTGTCTTGTTGATTGTGCTTTGTGTCTTGCGATTGTTTTGTCTACGCACAGCTTACCACTGGTCTTACTCATCGTCTATCTGCCCCTGCTACAGGCGGAGTCCTCCGGGAAATGGCAATCATTAACCAGAAACCCACGCCGCCGGCGCCTCCCGCCCACCATGCACCGGTTCAACAACCGGTGAATCCAGCTCTCTATCAAGCTGTTTACCAAGGACTCCCAGCAGGACTGTATCACCCGTCGGCTTATCCGGGGACCTATCCCTTCGCTCACTCAGCATCGCGCCAAGCTTCCTACCCAACACCTCACCCAGGATCTCACTCGACAGCTCACCAGGCGTCGCATCCAGCACCTCATCCAGCAGGCCATCCAGTTATCCACCCTGTAGGTCATCACGGAGGTCACCTTGGAGTCCACCCTGGGGGTCACCAAGTGGGACACCAAGGAGGACCCCAAGGAGGCCAACAAGAAGGATACCCTGGGGCCTCTCGTGCGATCCATGCTGCCATCCCGCGCTCTATAGATCCCGCCAAGGTCGCCGAAGCAATGACACGCCTCAATGTCAATCCGGAGAGGGCAGCCTCAGGTAATCGGCAGAAAGCGCCAGACTCTACCCCGGCAAAGGACTCCAATGCTGCGAAAGTAACAGACTCGCGCCCCTACTTCTATATTGGGTATACATTTTTCAAGAAAGATGCGACCCCTGGCCACAAGCCCACCTGGGGCCAGGTGGAGAAGAGCCAAATGCATCTGACGCAAGCGGAGTTGATTGGCATGGTCCAAAAACGGGCAAAGAAGCTCCCCGGCGTCCAACAGTATCAATCTCTTTCAAAGGCAAAGCGCACCCATGTAGACCAACTCATCAACGAGCTCAAGAAGGGGGATTCTCACCTTGAATGGACTTGCGCATatgtcaaagaagaagaacgactGATGAAGGGCAAGAACAACAAGCGCGGAGACTATGAGACTGTTTCCATGGACGTTGTGATCATGGGGAAGCCTATCACCTCTTCGCGTCCCAAAGTAGCGCAAGTGGAGTTCGATTTACCTGGCAGGCCTAAGGAGAAAATTGAGCCGCGGGCTGAGCCGAAGGCCGAAAATCCCGTGGTCATCGATGATCCTCGGCCATTGGACACGGAGGTTGATAACGCCCCTCAGTGGGCAAGGCCCAATATGGGTCATGCACAACAACCCCCCATGGTGCAGGTGCACAATATCCCACGGCAGCTTAACCCTGAGTTCACTCAGCAAGCcccgccaccgccgcctccccctcctcaacctcaggCACAGCAGGCGGGAGGAAGACCATTGGTCAACCGTGGACAACTACCACAAGAAGTTCCAGATCATTTCTCTTTTGGGGTACACCCACACGCAGCCATGCCCCACGTCGCGCGGGCCGCGCCAGAGAAGGGTCCCGCGATTGATGTTCTAAAGGAACATGCCAGAGGTGTTGCCAGCGCTAGTGTACAACAGCACATGCCTCACGTCTCCAGAGCTGCTCCAGAGAACGGCCCTAGTGCTGAGGTCCTGAAGGAGCATGTTAGAGGGGTCCCTATGGGTGCGCACCAGCGCCCACAGGTAGCCATGCCCCACACCGCGAGGGCTGCTCCGGAGAATGGCCCAGCTATTGAGGTGCTAAAGGAGCACACCAGAGGCGTTCCCAGTACTGGTGCGCAACACCCAGGGGTCAATAACGTGTACAACCCAACCGGGGTGTCGGTAACCAATAACAACCCACGGAAAGAGCCATTCCACCCGTATGAATCTCGTTCCTTTGAGAATGTCACCCAGGGAGGTAGTGTTAAACCACCCAACATGGCGGAACCAGAGTTAGAGTTGGCCCCCGACTCCAGCAGTATTGGGGATGACGATTCAGAGATTTTCGATTTTGAAGACGTTAGCTCAGTTACAGATGACTCTGAACATGAGGGAGAGACACGTAAAGAAGCGCAGCCCTGGCGCGGAAGTCTCTTTCGCCGGCATTCCTCTACTTCAAGGCGTCCTGGGCCATCTCGATACCGCTCCCACTACCGGAAACAACCCTCGGGTGCATCTGACAACAGACACGGCCGTACCAAGTACCCAAGTGACTATGTTGATGTGATCCCCGCCGACAGCAGGGATTCGGACAAGCAAGTATGGAGGGTCCATAGCCGAGAAGTTGCTCGGCAGACCCGAGATCGCCCGAAGATTATCCACGCCCCTGTTAGTTCCGAGGATTTGGATGCACCCGAGTTCGACGAAAGATATCGTGGGCCACGAGCTCGCAACGATATCCGTACCCGAATTCTCGATGATCGGGAAGCAAGACTTGAGCGCCGAGAGAAGCAGTTAGACTATCGAACACGAATGCTGGATGTGTTAGATGAGAGATTGGATGATGCCTTGCGCCGACGCATGTCCCTGAGAGACGCTGGTCCGTATTACTCTCGACAGTATTATGAAAATTATTGATTTgagttctcttttccttgcaTTTTTCGATTTTTATGATTCCCCTTCTGTTTGAATGTTCCTCTTATCCTCGGGCCGCTTTTTCTGTTAGTTTCTATTATTCTTTTCGGGTGTGAGTGGGGGATAGACACTAATAACGTCATTCACCGGGGACCGTTTTGTATACCAGTGTTGTCGCGACCTGTTGCGTTTAGTGTATGTTCCACGTATGTACTTTCTCTAAAAAAAAGTCGAATGAGTcatgagaatgagatatgATATGCACCTTACCGCACTATAACTGGGATCATTGTATAGTATGGATCTGTAGAGGACAGGATGTTCAGGGCCAAGTCAGCAGTTGACAGCGCATTGCATCCGGTGACGAGAACTTATCGATAAGCCCCACCAGTGCCGGCCTCAGGCAGTTCAACCCCCGCCATAGAGTGAGTGGGATTGATTTGGTTCGTTTTTCTTCCGTCTTCCACCTTTTATGTCATCGCTCTTCCCTGTCGTCTGATCTTCTTCTACTCTTTCTTCCATACTGAACTTGACAATCACCCTGTCTTTTCTCAATCAAACTCGTCGTATCTTACTTTCATATAAACACACATTCAAAATGCCTCGCCAATTCTTCGTCGGTGGTAACTTCAAGATGTACGACATTACCCTCACTACCACCACTGCTGCCCCGCAATGCCCCTTTGATGTCacaccaacaaccaccagAAAGCTAACGGACACCCTCTGTCTCTTTTGCAATACAGGAACGGTACTGCGGAAAGCATTACCgccatcatcaagaacctcaaCGAGGCCAAGCTCGACGAGACCACCGAGGTCGTCGTCTCCCCTCCTGCTCTCTACCTGACCCTCGCCCAACAGGTCGccgacgagaagaagaaggttgcCGTTTCCTCCCAGAACGTCTTCGACAAGCCCAACGGTGCTTTCACCGGTGAGATCTCGGTTTCTCAGCTGCAGGATGCCAAGATCCCCTGGACCATCATTGGACACAGCGAGCGCCGTGTCATCCTGAAGGAGACTGACGAGGTATGTTTATTCTCTATCTTGCAGCATAGCCGTTAGCAATTGGGTCGCTAATCTGCTTTAGTTCATTGCTCGTAAGGTTAAGGCTGCCATTGACGGTGGCATTAGCGTCATTTTCTGCATCGGTGAGACTCTTGAGGTATGGCTCACATGTCCACTTTCCGCTCTCGACCTTCCCTATTGGGGAGGATTGCATGATCTGGTTTGATTAATGCCTTGTGTAGGAGCGTGAGGCCGACAAGACCATCGAGGTTGTCACCAAGCAGCTCAACGCTGCCGCTAAGGAGCTCACCAAGGAGCAGTGGTCTAAGGTCGTCATTGCCTACGAGCCCGTCTGGTACGTATCATCTACCTTGATCGCACTTCATTCTAGACTGTGATGCTAACAGTGCAACAGGGCCATCGGTACCGGCAAGGTCGCTACCACCCAGCAGGCCCAGGAGGTCCACGCCGCCATCCGCAAGTGGCTCGCCGATGCCATCTCGCCCGAGGCCTCCGAGAACACCCGTATCATCTACGGTGGCTCCGTCAGCGAGAAGAACTGCCGCGAGTTGGCCCAGGAGC
This DNA window, taken from Aspergillus flavus chromosome 5, complete sequence, encodes the following:
- a CDS encoding alkaline-phosphatase-like protein; the protein is MEHPVDGFNPEYLQSGLDRDLLPTFASFLKNGFHATGKSCMLSLTNPNNVSIITGAPPSIHGIAGIFFLDRSTGKETMICDDSLLRGSTLLEQMSRHGVRVAAITAKDKLRKILAHGLKGDAVCFSAEKASECTLAENGIADMLALRYCKEDKSDFLYLMLSGYVQHKHGPGSPEADDFVKAMDDRLAKLAVMAIVGVVGDHGMSRKSNDAGEPDVLFLEDVLDAKFGENAARVICPITDPFVRHHGARGSFVRVYLRDQSLLESVLALCQALPETEVALSGEDAARKYDTPLDREGDIVVISTSSTVIGRCESEHGLSTVKDFPLRSHGGLSEQVVPVIMSRAVEDVQIVSLRAWKDYDVFDLVLNWSK
- a CDS encoding Triosephosphate isomerase; this translates as MPRQFFVGGNFKMNGTAESITAIIKNLNEAKLDETTEVVVSPPALYLTLAQQVADEKKKVAVSSQNVFDKPNGAFTGEISVSQLQDAKIPWTIIGHSERRVILKETDEFIARKVKAAIDGGISVIFCIGETLEEREADKTIEVVTKQLNAAAKELTKEQWSKVVIAYEPVWAIGTGKVATTQQAQEVHAAIRKWLADAISPEASENTRIIYGGSVSEKNCRELAQERDVDGFLVGGASLKPAFVDIINARL